Proteins encoded by one window of Puntigrus tetrazona isolate hp1 chromosome 17, ASM1883169v1, whole genome shotgun sequence:
- the cfl2 gene encoding cofilin-2: MASGVTVSDEVIKVFNDMKVRKSSSSDEVKKRKKAVLFCLSDDKKKIVVEEGKQILVGDIGDTVDDPYACFVKLLPLNDCRYGLYDATYETKESKKEDLVFIFWAPEGAPLKSKMIYASSKDAIKKKFTGIKHEWQVNGLDDIQDRSTLAEKLGGNVVVSLEGRPL; encoded by the exons ATG GCCTCCGGTGTCACAGTCAGTGATGAAGTCATTAAAGTCTTCAACGACATGAAAGTACGGAAGTCCTCGTCCTCAGACGAGGTGAAAAAGCGCAAAAAGGCGGTGCTGTTCTGCCTCAGCGATGACAAGAAGAAGATCGTGGTCGAGGAGGGCAAGCAGATCTTAGTCGGAGACATTGGAGACACCGTCGACGACCCCTACGCCTGCTTCGTGAAGCTCCTACCTCTCAACGACTGCAGATACGGCCTATACGATGCCACTTATGAAACTAAAGAGTCCAAGAAAGAAGACCTGGTATTTATATTTTG GGCCCCTGAAGGTGCGCCGTTAAAAAGCAAGATGATTTATGCTAGCTCAAAAGATGCCATTAAGAAGAAGTTTACAG GTATCAAACACGAATGGCAGGTTAACGGTTTAGACGACATTCAGGACCGCTCAACCCTGGCGGAGAAGCTGGGTGGAAATGTGGTCGTATCGCTGGAGGGGAGACCATTGTAA
- the LOC122361702 gene encoding E2F-associated phosphoprotein, with amino-acid sequence MNRKDDYDSYEIEEPSDEERAESSSEDELDILLNGTPEQKKKLIREYLTGESESSSGDEFEKEMEAELSSTMKSLEGSWTASSAQGQTSGTGDGTSTANKPQEYDSIYFDSDSDEDGAAGSSQGLRRKQRSVLTNDELLYDPDEDDRDQAWVDAKRKQYRNQRRLPASANRRNKPHAVPSSDAVLNCPACMTTLCLDCQRHEKYRTQYRAMFVMNCAVDKEEVLRYKTASKRKQNRHRKKVRRETTSASAEAEMESSAGLIDARLAGMDEEEIYHPVKCTECSTEVAVYDKDEVYHFFNILASHC; translated from the exons ATGAACCGAAAAGATGATTATGATTCATATGAAATTGAAGAGCCAAGTGATGAAGAAAGAGCCGAAAGCAG TTCAGAGGATGAGCTGGATATTCTTCTCAACGGGACCCCAGAACAGAAGAAGAAGCTGATCAGAGAGTATCTGACGGGAGAGAGCGAGTCCTCCAGCGGAGATGAGTTTGAGAAGGAGATGGAGGCAGAGCTCAGCAGCACCATGAAGAGCCTGGAGGGCAGCTGGACAGCTTCCTCAGCCCAAG GGCAAACATCTGGGACCGGTGACGGCACTTCCACGGCAAACAAGCCTCAGGAGTATGACAGCATTTACTTTGACTCAGACTCGGATGAAGATGGCGCAGCtg GCAGCTCTCAGGGCCTGAGGAGGAAGCAGCGCTCCGTTCTCACAAATGATGAGCTGTTATACGACCCAGACGAGGATGATCGCGACCAGGCTTGGGTGGATGCCAAAAGAAAACA atacaGAAATCAGAGGCGGCTGCCAGCGTCAGCGAACCGAAGAAACAAACCACATGCGGTTCCAAGCAGTGACGCTGTCCTCAACTGTCCAGCCTGTATGACCACCCTGTGCCTGGACTGTCAGAG GCATGAGAAATATCGCACGCAGTACAGAGCCATGTTCGTGATGAACTGCGCAGTCGACAAAGAGGAAGTTCTGCGCTACAAAACCGCCAGTAAGAGAAAGCAGAACCGGCACAGGAAGAAAGTCCGCCGGGAGACCACGTCCGCGTCTGCGGAGGCCGAAATGGAGTCGAGCGCAGGTCTGATTGATGCACGCTTGGCAGGAATGGACGAAGAAGAGATCTATCACCCGGTCAAGTGCACAGAATGCTCCACTGAAGTGGCAGTGTACGATAAAGATGAAGTGTATCATTTCTTCAACATCCTAGCAAGCCACTGCTGA
- the snx6 gene encoding sorting nexin-6 translates to MMQEGLDDGPDFLSEEDRGPRAVNVDLQTDATLQVDISDALSERDKVKFTVHTKSTLPNFKQNEFSVVRQHEEFIWLHDSFVENEEYAGYIIPPAPPRPDFDASREKLQKLGEGEGSMTKEEFTKMKQELEAEYLAIFKKTVAMHEVFLCRVAAHPVLRKDLNFHVFLEYNQDLSVRGKNKKEKLEDFFKNVVKSADGVLVAGVKDVDDFFEHEKTFLLEYHNRVKDSSAKSDRMIRSHKSAADDINRIASTLYTLGTQDSTDLCKFFLKVSELFEKTRKIEARVAADEDLKLADLLKYYLRESQAAKDLLYRRGRALVDYENANKALDKARAKNKDVLQAETTQQVCCQKFEKISESAKQELIDFKTRRVAAFRKNLVELAELELKHAKGNLQLLQSCLGVLKGDT, encoded by the exons ATGATG CAAGAAGGGCTGGACGACGGTCCCGATTTCCTCTCGGAAGAGGACAGAgga CCAAGGGCAGTGAATGTGGATCTTCAAACGGACGCTACACTACAGGTGGACATTTCAGACGCCCTGAGCGAGAGAGACAAGGTCAAGTTCACCGTCCACACAAAG AGCACTCTACCTAATTTCAAGCAGAATGAATTTTCGGTGGTCAGACAGCATGAAGAATTTATCTGGCTGCACGACTCGTTTGTGGAAAATGAAGAATACGCAGGTTATATC ATTCCTCCTGCTCCTCCGAGACCGGATTTCGATGCGTCCCGGGAGAAACTTCAGAAGCTGGGCGAAGGTGAAGGATCGATGACCAAGGAAGAGTTCACGAAGATGAAACAGGAACTGGAGGC TGAATATCTGGCCATCTTCAAGAAGACCGTGGCGATGCACGAGGTCTTTCTGTGCCGTGTTGCTGCCCATCCCGTCCTACGCAAAGACTTGAACTTTCATGTTTTCTTAGAGTACAACCAAGAC ttgAGTGTACGAGGGAAAAACAAGAAGGAAAAGCTGGAGGATTTCTTCAAGAACGTGGTGAAGTCTGCCGACGGGGTTCTTGTGGCTGGAGTGAAG gaCGTTGATGATTTCTTTGAACATGAGAAGACATTCCTTTTAGAGTACCACAACCGCGTCAAAGACTCGTCTGCCAAATCTGATCGAATGATCAGGTCTCACAAAA GTGCGGCGGATGATATCAACAGAATCGCCTCCACGCTCTACACCTTAGGAACCCAAGACTCCACAGATCTGTGCAA ATTTTTCCTGAAAGTATCAGAGCTTTTTGAGAAGACACGG AAAATTGAAGCGCGCGTGGCGGCCGATGAGGATTTGAAACTTGCCGACTTGTTGAAGTACTACCTCAGAGAGTCGCAAGCCGCTAAG GACCTCCTGTACAGACGAGGAAGAGCATTAGTTGATTATGAGAACGCTAATAAAGCTCTGGATAAAGCCCGAGCTAAAAACAAGGATGTCCTTCAAGCAGAAACCACACAGCAAGTGTGCTGTCAGAAGTTTGAGAAAATCTCTGAATCTGCAAAACAAG AACTGATAGATTTCAAGACACGACGAGTAGCAGCGTTCAGAAAGAACTTGGTGGAACTAGCCGAGCTGGAACTCAAACATGCCAAG GGGAATCTACAATTGCTGCAGAGCTGTCTGGGGGTCCTGAAAGGGGACACTTAG